In one window of Paenibacillus thermoaerophilus DNA:
- a CDS encoding TlyA family RNA methyltransferase, protein MASDKERLDVQLVERGLFDTRERAKAAVMAGLVYVNGERSDKAGTKLPRSVSITVKGSLHPYVSRGGLKLEKAINYFGYDLKNRVMIDIGASTGGFTDCALQHGAAHVYAVDVGYNQLDWSLRNDPRVTVMERTNFRFMKPEDVPGPLPDRASIDVSFISLQLILPPLRPLLAPGGEVVALVKPQFEAGREKVGKSGVVRDPNTHREVLERVLAFAAKTGFFLKGLTFSPITGGEGNVEFLAYWSTEPDGALEGPYDSLIQLTLDEAGKAFRSDSSQAERT, encoded by the coding sequence ATGGCGAGCGACAAGGAACGGCTCGACGTTCAATTGGTGGAACGCGGCCTATTTGACACCCGGGAACGCGCGAAGGCCGCCGTCATGGCCGGGTTGGTGTACGTGAACGGAGAGCGGTCGGACAAGGCCGGCACCAAGCTTCCCCGGTCGGTGTCCATAACGGTGAAAGGATCGCTGCATCCCTATGTGAGCCGAGGCGGCTTGAAGCTGGAGAAGGCGATCAATTATTTCGGCTATGATTTGAAAAATCGCGTCATGATCGACATCGGCGCATCCACCGGCGGCTTTACCGACTGCGCCCTGCAGCACGGGGCCGCCCATGTCTATGCGGTGGACGTCGGTTACAACCAGTTGGATTGGTCGCTCCGCAACGACCCGAGGGTCACGGTGATGGAGCGAACGAACTTCCGGTTCATGAAGCCCGAGGATGTGCCGGGGCCCTTGCCCGACCGCGCTTCGATCGACGTTTCGTTTATCTCCCTGCAGCTTATTTTGCCCCCGCTGCGGCCGCTTCTGGCGCCGGGAGGCGAAGTGGTCGCCCTCGTCAAACCTCAATTCGAAGCGGGACGGGAGAAGGTCGGCAAATCGGGCGTCGTGCGCGATCCGAACACGCACCGCGAAGTGCTGGAGCGGGTCTTGGCCTTTGCGGCCAAGACGGGTTTCTTCCTGAAGGGATTAACCTTCTCGCCGATTACGGGCGGGGAGGGCAACGTCGAATTTCTGGCGTATTGGTCGACGGAGCCGGACGGCGCCCTTGAGGGCCCGTACGATTCACTTATACAGCTTACGTTAGACGAGGCGGGAAAAGCATTCCGGTCGGACTCATCACAGGCAGAGCGTACGTAA